In a single window of the Massilia oculi genome:
- a CDS encoding RHS repeat protein, whose amino-acid sequence MRQWSNLRVTGFAIVFIPVSFLLLSQSALAQQTPYTEQAKLIRAPQAVTTLGADLFGDKVNLYTGALEFVQTDVSLPGNSSLPVSVGRRLIVGQEPVDGALFGRWDIEIPRMHGVFESRKGWVNSSGGTNRCSSFSEPQSVVTPNSGAIWTAVEFWHGNFLYVPGQGDQEMLERSHLYTAAPGNAAASHPVVTRNNWAIQCLSTLAAGSGGTGEGFLAIAPDGTQYRFDWMVSRRIEPIVKGTLAPEMLAARAITGDDGRGDPAVAAGAHELGGAPVEDEPEQPNMIPSMPQLDRSEVWILPTKITDKFGNTVTYTYDTTNKWQLKTITGNDASGSARTITFTYVTPGATASNLVASVSDGTRTWRYGYSNSTSYAQLQSVTLPDQSSWSLGPIASLQKAISYPGEGSCDNPGMLSPIAETGTMTHPSGAVGRFTLVQTRHARSQVERDCRRDIQTNAEHVRYPYLFDTYALTRKELSGSSIGSLVWSTSYPAPEPSWNDCPGCVRTKTVIVTDPAGDTTAHTFGTAWRETEGQLQRTEVSSSSGMPLRSTDLSYTTPIAQFGHSLQPRGDGEMAAKITEVNRRQVTQQGTTFVMDVAAFDTFARPAQISRSSSLGFQRRETITYDDNVGKWVLGQLKERRDPDSGKVMVSNAYHATNATLTSVTQFGSLQSSMLYNTDGTVSSISDGKNQVTTYSNYKRGIPQSIRYATGETQSVSVNNIGRIDSLTDENGFTTGFGYDAMGRLARVTYPASDTVAWTPTVIDVARSSAPKFDLPAGHWRQQVTTGNGYRVEYYDELLRPVYSEHYDGANPAGTTTIVQRRYDFNGRTTYESYPERSYAQLGDGVSASYDGLGRITETTASSELGNLYTSYSYDSGFTTTVTDPRRNRTTFGYQAFDEPSDEAIASIALPEAVNLSIVRDVFGKPTSITRSGADASVIRRYVYDSKERLCKTIEPENGATIQEYDAANNIWWRGSGTDLSTALSCNPTTVGAARKITYTYDARNRLTRTAFGDASPAIDRTYWPDGLLATTTSKNAKWTYTYNKRRLLERESLTYGSTPYIIDRGYDANGSPATLKYPGDGLSITLAPNALGQAQQVGSYATGITYHPGGAVAGFRYGNGIVRSMAQNVRGLPRSSADAGILNDIYTYDENANVTGIQDQQEGITSRTMGYDGLDRLKIVSAPGLWGTASYTYDSQDNLLSSTISAGSNARTGVHTINRSTNRLDSLGSSNAAFSFAYGYDVQGNINRRGNRSYTFDIGNRMSSATGLATYEYDGHGRRVSVVGNDGVNRIQVYSQAGQLLYSTSGANAATRYIYLNNHVIAEVK is encoded by the coding sequence GTGCGCCAGTGGTCCAACTTACGTGTGACGGGATTTGCGATCGTCTTTATCCCGGTTTCCTTTCTCCTGCTGTCGCAATCCGCACTCGCGCAACAGACTCCCTACACCGAACAGGCCAAGCTAATCCGTGCTCCGCAGGCGGTAACCACGCTAGGTGCTGATCTGTTTGGCGACAAGGTGAACCTTTACACTGGCGCGCTTGAGTTCGTCCAGACCGACGTATCGCTGCCCGGGAATAGCAGCTTGCCGGTATCGGTCGGCCGCCGTCTGATTGTCGGGCAGGAGCCAGTCGACGGCGCCCTCTTTGGGCGCTGGGATATTGAGATACCGCGCATGCATGGCGTCTTCGAGTCACGCAAGGGGTGGGTCAACAGTAGCGGCGGCACCAATCGCTGCTCCAGCTTCAGCGAACCGCAATCGGTCGTCACGCCGAACAGTGGTGCTATCTGGACCGCGGTCGAGTTCTGGCATGGCAATTTCTTGTATGTGCCGGGCCAGGGCGATCAGGAGATGCTCGAACGCAGCCACCTTTACACGGCGGCGCCAGGCAATGCGGCCGCTAGCCATCCCGTGGTCACCCGGAACAACTGGGCAATCCAGTGCCTGTCCACGCTGGCTGCCGGCAGTGGAGGTACGGGCGAGGGATTCCTCGCCATCGCCCCCGATGGGACTCAGTATCGGTTCGACTGGATGGTCAGCCGCCGAATCGAGCCGATCGTCAAAGGAACGCTTGCACCGGAGATGCTGGCAGCCCGTGCAATCACCGGCGACGACGGTAGGGGAGACCCTGCTGTCGCGGCAGGGGCTCATGAGCTTGGCGGGGCACCGGTCGAGGATGAACCGGAGCAACCGAACATGATCCCGTCCATGCCGCAACTCGATCGCAGCGAGGTTTGGATCCTGCCGACGAAGATCACCGACAAGTTCGGCAACACGGTGACCTATACCTATGATACGACCAACAAGTGGCAGCTGAAAACCATCACTGGAAACGATGCTTCCGGCAGTGCACGCACGATCACGTTCACCTATGTCACGCCAGGGGCGACCGCCTCGAACCTGGTCGCCAGCGTCTCGGACGGTACCCGGACCTGGCGCTACGGCTACAGTAACTCGACCTCTTACGCCCAGTTGCAAAGTGTCACCCTGCCCGATCAATCGAGCTGGTCGCTGGGGCCGATCGCCAGCCTGCAAAAGGCCATTTCGTATCCTGGCGAGGGTTCGTGCGACAACCCCGGCATGCTATCCCCGATTGCCGAAACGGGAACCATGACGCATCCGTCCGGGGCGGTCGGGCGCTTCACCCTGGTACAGACCCGGCACGCACGCTCGCAGGTCGAGCGTGACTGCCGTCGCGATATCCAAACCAACGCCGAGCATGTCAGGTATCCGTATCTGTTCGATACCTATGCACTGACGAGGAAGGAACTGAGCGGTTCGTCGATTGGCTCCCTGGTCTGGTCGACGAGCTATCCTGCCCCTGAGCCAAGTTGGAATGATTGTCCGGGCTGCGTGCGCACCAAGACGGTCATCGTGACCGACCCGGCGGGCGACACGACTGCCCATACCTTCGGCACGGCATGGCGCGAAACTGAGGGACAACTGCAAAGGACAGAGGTGTCGAGCAGCAGCGGCATGCCGCTGCGCTCTACCGATTTGAGCTATACGACGCCGATCGCGCAGTTCGGGCACAGCCTGCAGCCGCGTGGCGATGGCGAAATGGCGGCGAAGATCACCGAAGTCAACCGGCGCCAGGTTACCCAGCAGGGAACGACCTTCGTCATGGATGTGGCTGCCTTCGATACCTTTGCCCGGCCGGCCCAGATCAGCCGTTCGAGTTCTCTGGGATTCCAGCGCCGCGAGACAATTACGTACGACGACAACGTCGGCAAGTGGGTCCTCGGGCAGCTCAAGGAGCGTCGGGATCCGGATTCAGGCAAGGTCATGGTGTCGAATGCCTACCACGCCACCAATGCAACGCTTACCAGCGTCACGCAGTTCGGTAGCCTGCAGAGCTCGATGCTGTACAACACCGACGGCACGGTCAGTTCGATCAGTGATGGCAAGAACCAGGTAACCACGTATTCGAACTACAAGCGTGGCATCCCGCAATCCATCCGCTACGCGACCGGCGAGACCCAGAGCGTGAGCGTCAACAATATCGGCCGCATCGACAGCCTGACCGACGAGAACGGATTCACGACCGGCTTCGGCTATGACGCGATGGGCAGGCTGGCCAGGGTGACCTATCCCGCCAGCGATACGGTGGCCTGGACGCCGACCGTGATCGACGTCGCGCGCTCCTCGGCTCCGAAGTTCGACCTTCCGGCCGGCCACTGGCGCCAGCAGGTCACGACGGGCAACGGCTACCGCGTCGAGTACTATGACGAGCTGCTGCGGCCCGTTTATAGCGAGCATTACGATGGCGCCAACCCCGCGGGTACGACCACCATCGTCCAGCGCCGCTACGATTTCAACGGCCGCACGACCTACGAGTCTTATCCTGAACGCAGCTACGCCCAGCTCGGCGACGGCGTGAGCGCGTCCTACGATGGACTGGGCAGGATCACCGAAACCACCGCGTCCAGCGAGCTTGGCAACCTGTACACGAGCTACTCATATGACAGCGGCTTTACCACGACGGTCACCGATCCGCGCCGCAATCGCACGACCTTCGGCTACCAGGCATTCGACGAACCGAGCGATGAAGCGATCGCCAGCATCGCGCTGCCCGAGGCGGTGAACCTGTCGATCGTCCGCGACGTCTTCGGCAAACCAACCTCAATTACCCGCAGCGGTGCCGACGCCAGCGTCATACGCCGCTATGTCTACGACAGCAAGGAACGGCTGTGCAAGACCATCGAGCCGGAAAACGGCGCGACAATCCAGGAATATGACGCCGCCAACAATATCTGGTGGCGTGGCTCCGGTACCGATTTGTCGACGGCGCTGTCGTGCAACCCGACGACGGTCGGTGCCGCCCGCAAGATCACCTACACGTATGACGCGCGCAACCGCCTGACAAGGACGGCCTTCGGCGATGCGAGTCCCGCGATCGACCGGACCTACTGGCCGGACGGCCTGCTTGCCACGACCACGTCCAAGAACGCCAAGTGGACTTACACTTATAACAAGCGGCGCCTTCTCGAACGCGAGAGTCTGACGTACGGCAGCACGCCATACATCATCGACCGCGGCTACGACGCGAACGGTTCGCCTGCGACACTGAAATACCCGGGAGATGGCCTGTCCATCACCCTGGCGCCAAATGCGCTCGGTCAGGCGCAGCAGGTCGGCAGCTACGCGACAGGCATCACTTACCATCCGGGCGGCGCGGTCGCCGGCTTCAGGTACGGCAACGGTATCGTGCGCAGCATGGCGCAGAACGTGCGAGGCTTGCCGCGCTCGTCGGCCGACGCCGGCATCCTGAACGACATCTATACCTACGACGAGAACGCCAACGTCACCGGCATCCAGGACCAGCAGGAGGGCATCACCTCGCGCACCATGGGCTACGACGGGCTGGATCGCCTCAAGATCGTGTCGGCACCGGGCTTGTGGGGCACTGCCAGCTATACCTACGATTCCCAAGACAACTTGCTCTCGAGTACGATCAGCGCTGGCAGCAATGCCCGCACCGGCGTGCATACGATCAACCGCAGCACCAACCGCCTGGACAGTCTCGGCAGCAGCAATGCCGCCTTCAGTTTCGCCTACGGTTACGACGTGCAAGGCAACATCAATCGGCGAGGCAACCGCAGCTATACGTTCGACATCGGCAACCGCATGTCGAGCGCGACCGGCCTGGCCACCTACGAATACGACGGTCATGGCCGCCGGGTAAGCGTGGTCGGCAACGACGGTGTGAACCGGATCCAAGTGTACAGCCAGGCGGGACAACTGCTGTATTCCACTTCGGGCGCGAATGCCGCGACCCGCTACATCTACCTGAATAATCACGTCATCGCGGAGGTGAAATGA
- a CDS encoding RHS repeat-associated core domain-containing protein: MMRAPFLPVFKNLARHCGAAVHGVVLLTLLFALLLQVGTAASQTKPGLAPDAVPPTTDFVPPPPPEGEEPYDHAQFMNTSMPSTIEAGSTRTVTIMMRNIGSTVWSSAEPYPYRLGSRTPENNVVWGVGRVNVPGSHQFGDNVTFTLNIKAPTVPGTYSFDWQMLRENLHWFGNLMSRTITVTAPVPVYDAQFTGSTVPTTMVAGSMYNVALTFKNTGNVTWSRSELYRIGTSNPVDNTSFGTARVDLGVASVAPGQSATFNFQVKAPATAGSYLFDWGMLWEYHLRFGQTSGLRITVNAAATKPTISVQHAPAPVAGSPFTTYWNATNATSLSRVCTASGTGYKVNESIPVNSSRTQLAQSAWVGYPSTCTWTASGAGGTTTYTETLITSAGASAKPTINVTRNPAPVAGQSFTTVWTTSNATSLARVCTASGTGYKVNESLTVNGSRTDTALAAWVGYPSSCTWTANGAGGTTMHVETVTTSAAASGGVTYIHTDGLGSPVARTDAAGQVISRTRYEPYGYVAGGAAPIVGFTGHVNDADTGLTYMQQRYYDPVAGKFLSIDPVVTDANTGGSFNRYAYAANSPYKYVDPDGRQERAAEAFSDQFRNHAASGNSGVYEPFRTPVVIATIGMAVGPPIAAAIIAGAPAEAAVVGAAAGKATTIVAKNGVEIKSIARHAVDRAIGDGGKRAGVGPKGILDSLKNPLKITETKTDEMGRASQRFIGKDATTAVNPETGKIVSVNPTSTKTAEKLIKAAEQ, translated from the coding sequence ATGATGCGTGCGCCATTCCTGCCGGTTTTCAAGAATCTGGCGCGCCACTGCGGTGCTGCGGTACACGGGGTCGTACTGCTCACCCTCCTGTTTGCCTTGCTGCTACAGGTGGGTACTGCGGCCAGCCAGACCAAACCCGGACTGGCGCCGGATGCGGTGCCACCAACGACCGATTTCGTGCCACCGCCACCGCCCGAAGGAGAGGAGCCTTACGACCACGCGCAGTTCATGAATACCAGCATGCCGTCGACGATCGAGGCCGGTTCGACGAGAACGGTTACGATCATGATGCGCAATATTGGCTCGACGGTTTGGTCCTCGGCAGAGCCTTATCCCTATCGTCTAGGCTCGAGGACACCCGAGAACAACGTGGTTTGGGGCGTCGGTCGTGTCAATGTACCAGGGAGCCATCAGTTTGGCGACAACGTGACGTTTACCCTGAACATCAAAGCGCCGACGGTTCCTGGCACCTACAGCTTCGATTGGCAGATGCTGCGTGAGAACCTGCATTGGTTCGGCAATCTCATGTCGCGCACGATTACCGTCACTGCACCGGTGCCGGTCTATGACGCCCAGTTTACCGGCTCGACCGTGCCGACCACGATGGTTGCCGGCAGCATGTACAACGTGGCGCTGACTTTCAAAAATACCGGCAACGTCACGTGGAGCCGGAGCGAGTTATACCGTATTGGCACGAGCAACCCCGTCGACAATACGAGCTTCGGTACTGCGCGTGTCGATCTGGGCGTGGCCAGCGTGGCCCCGGGACAATCGGCGACCTTCAATTTCCAGGTGAAGGCACCGGCAACTGCGGGCAGCTACCTGTTCGACTGGGGAATGCTGTGGGAATATCACTTGCGTTTCGGGCAGACCAGCGGACTACGGATCACGGTGAATGCGGCCGCAACAAAGCCGACCATCAGCGTCCAGCACGCCCCCGCGCCGGTCGCCGGCAGCCCGTTTACGACGTACTGGAATGCGACCAATGCAACTTCGCTGAGTCGTGTATGCACCGCCTCTGGGACCGGTTACAAGGTCAATGAGAGCATTCCCGTCAACAGCAGCCGGACCCAGCTTGCGCAGTCAGCCTGGGTCGGCTATCCATCCACATGTACTTGGACGGCCAGCGGTGCCGGCGGAACCACGACCTACACCGAGACGCTGATAACGTCCGCAGGTGCAAGCGCAAAGCCGACGATTAACGTCACACGCAATCCGGCGCCGGTTGCGGGGCAGTCGTTCACGACCGTATGGACGACCAGCAACGCAACGTCGCTCGCACGCGTGTGCACGGCATCAGGCACCGGCTACAAGGTCAATGAATCGCTCACCGTCAATGGCTCGCGCACCGACACGGCACTGGCGGCGTGGGTGGGGTATCCTTCCAGCTGCACGTGGACGGCAAATGGTGCGGGCGGGACGACCATGCATGTCGAGACGGTGACGACGTCGGCCGCGGCAAGTGGCGGTGTGACCTATATCCACACCGACGGGCTGGGCAGTCCTGTAGCGCGCACGGATGCGGCGGGGCAGGTGATCAGCCGGACGCGGTATGAGCCATATGGCTATGTGGCGGGTGGGGCGGCGCCGATTGTCGGGTTCACGGGACATGTGAATGACGCCGACACTGGGCTGACGTACATGCAGCAGCGATATTATGATCCGGTCGCGGGAAAGTTCTTGAGCATTGATCCGGTGGTGACCGATGCGAATACAGGTGGCAGCTTCAATCGCTATGCGTACGCGGCTAACAGCCCGTACAAGTACGTCGACCCGGATGGTCGGCAAGAGCGAGCAGCCGAGGCATTTAGCGACCAATTTCGTAACCATGCGGCCTCGGGCAACTCAGGGGTCTACGAACCATTCCGCACCCCTGTCGTGATTGCGACAATCGGCATGGCCGTCGGTCCTCCCATTGCGGCTGCGATAATCGCTGGCGCTCCCGCAGAAGCCGCCGTGGTGGGTGCTGCGGCAGGTAAAGCGACGACCATAGTTGCGAAGAATGGGGTGGAAATCAAATCGATTGCTCGTCACGCGGTAGATAGAGCGATCGGCGATGGCGGTAAGCGAGCCGGAGTCGGACCAAAAGGAATACTGGACTCACTGAAAAATCCCTTGAAGATCACTGAAACTAAAACTGATGAAATGGGGCGAGCGTCCCAGCGATTTATTGGAAAGGATGCCACGACCGCAGTAAATCCCGAGACCGGTAAGATCGTGTCGGTCAACCCCACGTCAACAAAAACTGCTGAAAAACTAATTAAGGCAGCCGAGCAATAA
- a CDS encoding helix-turn-helix domain-containing protein, which yields MTLPARLIALRKERGLSQQAMADAMGIHVNSLKKYESGQAQPSLDALRKIAVALHTSTDFLLFDEHERGPSDDLRLQFEAVSQFPEEERKIVKALLEGMIIKFQTKQMVGNLSS from the coding sequence ATGACACTGCCCGCACGCCTGATCGCCTTGCGCAAGGAGCGTGGCCTGTCGCAACAGGCCATGGCCGACGCGATGGGCATTCACGTCAACAGCCTCAAGAAGTACGAGTCCGGCCAGGCGCAACCGTCGCTGGACGCGCTGCGCAAGATCGCCGTGGCCCTGCATACCAGCACAGATTTCTTGCTGTTCGATGAACACGAGCGTGGACCGTCGGATGACCTGCGCCTGCAGTTCGAAGCGGTGTCGCAATTCCCCGAGGAAGAGCGCAAGATCGTCAAGGCGCTACTCGAGGGGATGATCATCAAGTTCCAGACCAAGCAGATGGTGGGTAACTTGAGCAGCTAA
- a CDS encoding toprim domain-containing protein, producing the protein MARIPAEEIERLKRDISVRQLAEAHGVELAGKGANLIGRCPFHADRTPSLVITPEKNLWHCLGACQAGGGPIDWVMRAHGVSFRHAVELLRADSALAAGVGVPVKLPAPVAPSASDGELLNQVVGFYHQALLESPEALAYLGKRGLGDPELIALFRLGYANRTLGYRLPAKNVKAGAEIKSRLQRIGILRASGHEHFNGSIVIPVIDSDGNVTEVYGRKLRDDLRAGTPLHLYLPGAHKGVWNAAALAQFEEIILCEALIDALTFWQAGFHNVTASYGVGGFTPDHLAAFQLHGVKRVLIAYDHDEAGDKAAAALAEQLTAAGIECYRIEFPKGMDANEYALKVTPAAKSLGILIRKAAWMGKGAAPQAPGPHVEEVECLTAATMSSLAASPAVAPVTETAAEVKDDEVVFTFAERRYRVRGLPKNLSPETLKINLLASNGEAFHVDTLDLYSAKGRAHYLQQAAKELGVREDVVKHDLGRILLKLEALQDERIRAATKPEPAVPAMSAAERDAALAMLRGPGLLDRIVADFDACGLVGERTNKLVGYLAAVSRKLDRPLAIVVQSSSAAGKSSLMDAVLAMIPQEERIKYSAMTGQSLFYMGETNLQHKILAIVEEEGASRASYALKLLQSEGELTIASTGKDANSGNLITQEYRVTGPVMIFLATTAIEIDEELMNRCIVLTVDEGRAQTEAIHSLQRQRRTLAGLLAKQGKEAVLTVHQNAQRLLRPLAVVNPYADQLTFLSDKTRTRRDHEKYLTLIDTIALLHQYQREVKNAHGPGGAALEYIEATLDDIEQANRLTHEVLGRSLDELPPQTRRLLTLVAGMVDACAAALELPRKEIRFSRKDVRAATGWGDTQLKIHLGRLAELEYLLVHRAERGQGYVYELLYDGDGSRAPHLFGLLDAAALGGYDGARSGQKTSRSASGRAEVGAVSAPGRGVLLPGKPVAARVAAQNAPITAAATHPGVNGHAPVVTVTAGEA; encoded by the coding sequence ATGGCACGCATACCGGCAGAAGAGATCGAGCGGCTAAAGAGAGACATATCGGTGCGGCAGCTGGCCGAAGCGCACGGCGTCGAACTGGCCGGCAAGGGCGCGAACCTGATCGGGCGCTGCCCGTTCCATGCCGACCGGACGCCCTCGCTGGTGATCACGCCGGAGAAAAACCTGTGGCACTGCCTGGGCGCGTGCCAGGCCGGCGGCGGGCCGATCGACTGGGTGATGCGGGCGCACGGCGTCTCGTTCCGGCACGCGGTCGAGCTGCTGCGGGCCGACTCCGCTTTAGCTGCCGGGGTGGGCGTGCCGGTCAAGCTGCCGGCGCCGGTGGCGCCAAGCGCCTCCGATGGCGAGCTGCTGAACCAGGTGGTCGGGTTTTACCATCAGGCCCTGCTGGAGTCGCCCGAGGCGCTGGCCTATCTCGGCAAGCGTGGCCTGGGCGACCCGGAACTGATCGCGCTTTTCAGGCTCGGCTACGCGAACCGCACGCTGGGCTACCGGTTGCCGGCGAAGAACGTCAAGGCCGGCGCAGAGATCAAGAGTCGCCTGCAGCGGATCGGCATCCTGCGCGCCTCGGGCCATGAGCACTTCAATGGCTCGATCGTCATCCCGGTGATCGACAGTGACGGCAACGTGACCGAGGTGTACGGCCGCAAGCTGCGCGACGACCTGCGTGCCGGCACGCCGCTGCACCTGTACCTGCCGGGCGCGCACAAGGGCGTGTGGAACGCGGCGGCTTTGGCGCAGTTCGAGGAGATCATCCTGTGCGAGGCGCTGATCGATGCGCTCACGTTCTGGCAGGCCGGCTTTCATAACGTGACGGCCAGCTACGGCGTGGGCGGTTTTACGCCCGACCATTTGGCCGCGTTCCAGCTGCACGGCGTGAAACGGGTCTTGATCGCCTACGACCACGACGAGGCGGGCGACAAGGCCGCCGCGGCGCTGGCCGAGCAGCTGACTGCGGCTGGCATCGAGTGCTACCGCATCGAGTTCCCGAAGGGGATGGACGCCAACGAGTACGCATTGAAAGTGACGCCGGCCGCGAAGAGCCTGGGCATCCTGATCCGCAAGGCGGCGTGGATGGGCAAAGGTGCGGCGCCGCAGGCGCCGGGGCCGCACGTCGAGGAGGTGGAGTGCCTGACTGCCGCGACCATGTCTTCATTAGCCGCTTCGCCGGCCGTCGCCCCCGTCACCGAAACCGCCGCCGAGGTCAAGGACGACGAAGTGGTGTTCACCTTCGCCGAGCGCCGCTACCGCGTGCGCGGCCTGCCGAAGAACCTGTCGCCGGAAACCCTGAAAATCAACCTGCTGGCATCAAACGGCGAAGCCTTCCACGTCGATACGCTCGACCTGTACAGCGCCAAGGGCCGCGCCCACTACCTGCAGCAGGCGGCCAAGGAGCTGGGCGTGCGCGAGGACGTGGTCAAGCATGACCTGGGGCGCATCCTGCTGAAACTCGAAGCGCTGCAGGACGAGCGCATCCGGGCCGCGACGAAGCCAGAGCCGGCCGTGCCGGCAATGAGCGCGGCCGAGCGTGATGCCGCGCTGGCGATGCTGCGCGGCCCCGGTTTGCTCGACCGGATCGTGGCCGACTTCGACGCCTGCGGCCTGGTGGGCGAGCGCACGAATAAGCTGGTGGGCTACCTGGCGGCGGTCAGCCGCAAGCTCGACCGGCCGCTGGCGATCGTGGTGCAGTCCTCGTCGGCGGCGGGCAAGTCGAGCCTGATGGACGCGGTGCTGGCGATGATCCCGCAGGAAGAGCGCATCAAGTACAGCGCGATGACCGGCCAGAGCCTGTTCTACATGGGCGAGACCAATTTGCAGCACAAGATCCTGGCCATCGTGGAAGAGGAAGGCGCGAGCCGGGCCAGCTACGCGCTGAAACTGCTGCAGTCCGAGGGCGAGCTGACGATCGCCTCGACCGGCAAGGACGCCAACAGCGGCAACCTGATCACGCAGGAATATCGCGTGACGGGGCCGGTGATGATCTTCCTGGCCACGACCGCGATCGAGATCGACGAAGAGCTGATGAACCGCTGCATCGTGCTGACGGTGGACGAGGGGCGCGCCCAGACCGAGGCGATCCACAGCCTGCAGCGGCAGCGGCGCACGCTGGCCGGCCTGCTGGCGAAACAGGGGAAGGAGGCGGTACTGACCGTGCACCAGAATGCGCAGCGCCTGCTGCGGCCGCTTGCGGTGGTCAATCCCTATGCCGACCAGTTGACCTTCCTGTCCGATAAAACGCGCACGCGGCGCGACCACGAAAAATACCTGACGCTGATCGACACCATCGCGCTGCTGCACCAGTACCAGCGGGAGGTCAAAAACGCGCATGGTCCGGGCGGCGCCGCGCTGGAGTACATCGAAGCGACCCTTGACGACATCGAGCAGGCCAACCGGTTGACGCACGAGGTGCTGGGCCGCAGCCTGGACGAGCTGCCACCGCAGACGCGGCGCCTGCTCACGCTCGTCGCCGGTATGGTCGACGCGTGCGCGGCCGCGCTCGAGCTGCCGCGCAAGGAGATCCGCTTCAGCCGCAAGGACGTGCGCGCGGCCACCGGCTGGGGAGACACCCAGCTCAAGATCCACCTGGGCCGGCTTGCCGAGCTGGAATACCTGCTGGTACACCGGGCCGAGCGCGGACAAGGGTATGTCTACGAGCTGCTGTATGACGGCGACGGCAGCAGGGCGCCGCACCTGTTCGGGCTGCTCGACGCGGCCGCGCTGGGCGGGTACGACGGCGCGCGGTCGGGGCAGAAAACGTCGCGGTCGGCGTCCGGTCGGGCCGAGGTCGGGGCGGTGTCGGCACCCGGCCGGGGCGTGCTGCTGCCCGGTAAGCCAGTGGCGGCAAGGGTTGCAGCGCAAAATGCACCGATTACGGCTGCCGCTACGCATCCTGGGGTGAACGGCCACGCGCCAGTCGTCACCGTAACGGCGGGTGAAGCATGA
- a CDS encoding helix-turn-helix domain-containing protein, producing the protein MTLPARLIALRKERGLSQQAMADAMGIHVNSLKKYESGQAQPSLDALRKIAVALHTSTDFLLFDEHQRGPSDDLRLQFEAVSQFPEEERKIVKALLEGMIIKFQTKQMVGNLSS; encoded by the coding sequence ATGACACTGCCCGCACGCCTGATCGCCTTGCGCAAGGAGCGTGGCCTGTCGCAACAGGCCATGGCCGACGCGATGGGCATTCACGTCAACAGCTTGAAAAAGTACGAGTCCGGCCAGGCGCAGCCTTCCCTGGACGCGCTGCGCAAGATCGCCGTGGCCCTGCACACCAGCACAGATTTCTTGCTGTTCGATGAACATCAGCGTGGTCCATCGGACGACCTGCGCCTGCAGTTCGAGGCGGTGTCCCAATTTCCGGAAGAAGAGCGCAAGATCGTCAAGGCGCTGCTCGAGGGAATGATCATCAAGTTCCAGACCAAGCAGATGGTGGGCAACTTGAGCAGCTAA